One region of Clostridiales bacterium genomic DNA includes:
- a CDS encoding DUF1294 domain-containing protein, translating to MSYLFLYLAAINIIAFAAMGIDKAKARAGKWRIAEGTLFALAALGGALGGTLGMRMFHHKTKHKEFRFGFPALLCLQCAAVVYLILIWKQVI from the coding sequence ATGAGCTATCTCTTTCTCTACCTCGCCGCCATCAACATCATCGCCTTCGCCGCCATGGGCATCGACAAGGCGAAGGCCCGCGCGGGCAAATGGCGCATCGCGGAGGGCACGCTCTTCGCCCTCGCCGCGCTCGGCGGGGCGCTCGGCGGCACGCTGGGCATGCGCATGTTCCACCACAAGACGAAACATAAGGAATTTCGCTTCGGCTTTCCCGCGCTGCTGTGCCTGCAGTGCGCGGCCGTGGTGTATCTCATTCTGATCTGGAAGCAGGTGATCTGA
- a CDS encoding DMT family transporter yields the protein MKHNQIRQVVFPILAALIWGTAFVAQDVCADTIGTFTFNAVRYFIAVLALLVLIAVLHAVHKDRPQPTEAEKRAGRRQLWLGGFCCGTALAIASNFQQAGITAGTDAGKAGFLTALYVVLVPVFGLFFRRKVSLPVWIAVVLSVVSLYLLCIKGSFRLAAGDLLVLVCAVCFAVHILVIDHFGATCDGVKLSCVQFLFAGLWSAVCIPFFEHVDAAALLSCALPLLYVGVFSCGVGYTLQILAQKDSNPTVVTILLSLESVFAVIAGAIILHQHMTPREYLGCALMFLAVVLAQIPLPAKAARAGK from the coding sequence ATGAAACACAATCAGATCCGTCAAGTCGTTTTCCCGATCCTGGCCGCGCTCATCTGGGGCACCGCCTTCGTCGCGCAGGACGTCTGCGCCGATACGATCGGCACATTCACGTTCAACGCCGTGCGCTATTTCATCGCCGTGCTCGCGCTGCTGGTGCTCATCGCGGTGCTGCATGCCGTGCATAAGGACCGCCCGCAGCCCACGGAGGCGGAAAAACGCGCCGGACGCAGACAGCTCTGGCTCGGCGGCTTTTGCTGCGGCACGGCGCTGGCCATCGCCTCGAACTTCCAGCAGGCCGGCATCACCGCCGGGACGGACGCCGGAAAGGCGGGCTTTCTCACGGCGCTGTACGTGGTGCTCGTGCCAGTGTTCGGCCTGTTTTTCAGGCGCAAGGTCAGCCTGCCGGTATGGATCGCGGTCGTGCTGTCGGTCGTATCCCTGTACCTGCTGTGCATCAAGGGCAGCTTCCGCCTCGCCGCGGGCGACCTGCTCGTGCTCGTGTGCGCGGTGTGCTTTGCCGTGCACATTCTGGTCATCGACCACTTCGGTGCAACGTGCGATGGGGTGAAGCTCAGCTGCGTGCAGTTTCTGTTCGCGGGGCTGTGGTCGGCCGTGTGCATCCCGTTTTTCGAGCACGTGGACGCCGCCGCCCTGCTCTCGTGCGCGCTGCCGCTGCTGTATGTGGGCGTGTTCTCGTGCGGTGTGGGCTACACGCTGCAGATCCTCGCGCAGAAGGACTCCAACCCCACGGTCGTCACCATCCTGCTGAGCCTTGAGAGCGTGTTCGCCGTCATCGCGGGCGCGATCATTCTACACCAGCACATGACCCCGCGCGAATACCTCGGCTGCGCGCTGATGTTCCTCGCCGTCGTCCTCGCGCAGATCCCGCTGCCGGCCAAGGCCGCCCGCGCGGGAAAATAA
- a CDS encoding aconitase X catalytic domain-containing protein produces MKLTPEQQAVLDGSKGAVMAKVMKTLVMYGDAFGAEKMVPVTSTYGHTVISFGINAMKPVYDLYDQLIEAGAFSEQKFTADPLPLDKNVPSNPLQDLVFHQFMYKQQARYEAQLRKLGILSDKDYTCTCYLDEVGNKPKQGEVLSWAESSAVVYANSVLGARCNRNSGMIELMGSIAGCVPYFGFLTDDGRKADWIVEVRTTKKPEPQLLGSAIGMKVMEKVPYVKGLDQWIGTEINEDAIAYLKDFGAATASNGAVGLYHIEHLTPEAVQQGEALIRDGAPVYVIDDAELQRVRESYPCVWKNLNAKPKLCFMGCPHMTLHQLIDTTERVEASLRAHGQRKVCIPTVFTAAPGVIEEFEKTEYAPRLRNTGVVLSYICPLMYMNNPLSKAMPVITSSNKLRTYSTARYYTEDEIITMITKGAN; encoded by the coding sequence ATGAAACTGACACCCGAACAACAGGCCGTGCTCGACGGCAGCAAGGGCGCCGTCATGGCCAAGGTCATGAAAACGCTCGTCATGTACGGCGACGCCTTCGGCGCGGAAAAGATGGTGCCCGTCACGAGCACCTACGGCCACACGGTCATCAGCTTCGGCATCAACGCCATGAAGCCGGTCTATGACCTGTATGACCAGCTGATCGAGGCCGGCGCGTTTTCCGAGCAGAAATTCACCGCCGACCCGCTCCCGCTCGACAAGAACGTCCCCTCGAACCCGCTGCAGGATCTGGTGTTCCACCAGTTCATGTATAAGCAGCAGGCGCGCTACGAGGCCCAGCTGAGAAAGCTCGGCATCCTCAGCGACAAGGACTACACCTGCACCTGCTACCTCGACGAGGTGGGCAACAAGCCCAAGCAGGGCGAGGTGCTCTCGTGGGCGGAGTCGTCCGCCGTGGTGTACGCCAACAGCGTGCTCGGCGCGCGCTGCAACCGCAACTCCGGCATGATCGAGCTCATGGGCTCTATCGCCGGCTGCGTGCCGTATTTCGGTTTTCTGACCGACGACGGACGAAAGGCCGACTGGATCGTCGAGGTGCGCACGACGAAAAAGCCCGAGCCGCAGCTGCTCGGCTCCGCCATCGGCATGAAGGTCATGGAAAAAGTGCCGTATGTCAAGGGGCTTGACCAGTGGATCGGCACGGAGATCAATGAGGATGCCATCGCGTATCTCAAGGACTTCGGCGCAGCCACCGCGTCCAACGGCGCCGTGGGCCTGTACCACATCGAGCACCTCACGCCCGAGGCCGTGCAGCAGGGCGAGGCGCTCATCCGCGACGGTGCGCCCGTGTACGTCATCGACGACGCGGAGCTCCAGCGCGTGCGCGAGAGCTATCCGTGCGTGTGGAAGAATCTCAACGCCAAGCCGAAGCTGTGCTTCATGGGCTGCCCGCACATGACGCTCCACCAGCTCATCGACACGACCGAGCGCGTCGAGGCCAGCCTCCGGGCGCACGGTCAGCGCAAGGTCTGCATCCCGACGGTGTTCACCGCCGCACCCGGCGTTATCGAGGAATTTGAAAAGACAGAGTACGCACCCCGCCTGCGCAACACCGGCGTCGTGCTCAGCTACATCTGCCCGCTCATGTACATGAACAACCCGCTCAGCAAAGCCATGCCCGTCATCACCTCGTCGAACAAGCTGCGCACGTATTCGACCGCGCGCTACTACACCGAGGATGAGATCATCACCATGATTACGAAGGGGGCCAACTAA
- a CDS encoding DUF3783 domain-containing protein, translating to MTPTLLAYQIDPKKLGKMQIVCLRLGIRVQAVDPADFGQTIGALAGVLPREPDAPAAPLPGEMLVMAHFRPGLLEGMLQGWRAAHIPPVALKAMLTDTNAAWTATALYAEIAREHAAMHSGGRAHKA from the coding sequence ATGACCCCCACCCTACTCGCCTATCAAATCGACCCGAAAAAACTCGGGAAAATGCAGATCGTGTGCCTGCGGCTCGGCATCCGGGTGCAGGCGGTCGACCCGGCCGACTTCGGCCAGACGATCGGCGCGCTGGCCGGCGTGCTGCCGCGCGAGCCGGACGCCCCCGCCGCCCCGCTCCCGGGGGAGATGCTCGTCATGGCGCACTTTCGCCCCGGCCTGCTCGAGGGGATGCTGCAGGGATGGCGCGCCGCGCACATCCCGCCCGTCGCGCTCAAGGCCATGCTGACGGACACGAACGCCGCCTGGACGGCCACCGCGCTCTACGCCGAGATCGCCAGGGAGCACGCCGCCATGCACAGCGGCGGCCGCGCGCACAAGGCGTGA
- a CDS encoding YgiQ family radical SAM protein encodes MERCDFLPVSAEEMHERGWWWYDALVVGGDAYVDHPSFGTAVISRVLEAEGLRVAVLAQPDWHDAEAFRAMGRPRLGVFIGAGNLDSMVAHYTAAKRRRSEDFYSPGKRSGCRPDRAAIVYCNRAREAFGPDMPIILGSLEASLRRFAHYDYWDDSVRRAILFDAPADLLVYGMGEAATIEIAHRLKKKQSVRTMTDIPGTGYITRDPSVCKFDHITLPSFEDVRDDKRLYAEATRTEYAEHDPIRGRAMIQPCEGRYLIINPPAMPLDTKELDRVAELPYTREWHPMYEPLGGVPAIEEVRFSVIHNRGCFGGCNFCALAFHQGRMITSRSHASVIREVEAMTHHPLWKGYVSDVGGPSANFRHPSCRQQLERGMCPNRLCLAPTPCPNIDADHSDYLALLRKLRQIPGVKKVFVRSGIRYDYMLCDDNDAFFRELVRYHISGQLKVAPEHCIDSVLDYMGKPHIGTYERFMDEYRQLNHRYDKEQYVVPYLMSSHPGSTLADAVALAEYLNRRGRQPEQVQDFYPTPGTISTCMYHTGIDPRTMQPVYVAKTPHEKDMQRALLQWRRPDKRRLVIQALHEAGREDLIGFGKDCLVRPMTDRRKPARPAEPQPPQRKYGKVYGGGKKPASARAAQSGRAGKSAKSSKPGRSGTSAKPGAPRSGGRGTQPPRGKGGRR; translated from the coding sequence ATGGAACGGTGTGATTTTCTGCCCGTCTCCGCCGAGGAGATGCACGAGCGCGGCTGGTGGTGGTACGATGCGCTCGTCGTCGGCGGCGACGCATATGTCGATCATCCGAGCTTCGGCACGGCGGTCATCAGCCGCGTGCTCGAGGCCGAGGGCCTGCGCGTGGCCGTGCTCGCGCAGCCGGACTGGCACGACGCGGAGGCCTTCCGCGCCATGGGCCGGCCGCGGCTGGGCGTGTTCATCGGCGCAGGCAATCTCGACTCCATGGTCGCGCACTACACGGCGGCCAAGCGCCGCCGCAGCGAGGATTTTTACTCCCCCGGCAAGCGCTCCGGCTGCCGGCCCGACCGCGCGGCCATCGTCTACTGCAACCGCGCGCGCGAGGCCTTCGGCCCCGACATGCCGATCATCCTCGGCTCGCTCGAGGCGAGCCTGCGCCGTTTCGCACACTACGATTACTGGGACGATTCCGTCCGCCGCGCCATCCTCTTCGACGCCCCGGCCGACCTGCTGGTCTACGGCATGGGCGAGGCAGCGACGATCGAGATCGCCCACCGCCTGAAGAAAAAGCAGTCTGTGCGCACGATGACGGACATCCCCGGCACGGGCTACATCACACGTGACCCCTCCGTGTGCAAATTTGACCACATCACGCTCCCGTCGTTCGAGGACGTGCGCGATGATAAGCGCCTCTATGCCGAGGCCACGCGCACCGAATACGCCGAGCACGACCCCATCCGCGGCCGCGCCATGATCCAGCCGTGCGAGGGGCGCTATCTGATCATCAACCCGCCCGCCATGCCGCTCGACACGAAGGAGCTCGACCGCGTGGCCGAGCTGCCCTATACCCGCGAGTGGCACCCCATGTACGAGCCGCTTGGCGGCGTGCCCGCGATCGAGGAGGTGCGCTTTAGCGTGATCCACAACCGCGGCTGCTTCGGCGGGTGCAATTTCTGCGCGCTGGCGTTCCACCAGGGCCGCATGATCACGAGCCGCAGCCACGCGAGCGTCATCCGCGAGGTCGAGGCCATGACGCACCACCCGCTCTGGAAGGGGTACGTATCCGATGTCGGCGGCCCGTCGGCAAATTTCCGCCACCCATCGTGCCGCCAGCAGCTGGAGCGCGGCATGTGCCCGAACCGGCTGTGCCTCGCGCCGACGCCGTGCCCGAATATCGACGCCGACCACTCGGACTATCTCGCCCTGCTGCGCAAGCTGCGCCAGATCCCCGGCGTGAAGAAGGTGTTCGTGCGCAGCGGCATCCGCTATGACTACATGCTCTGCGACGATAACGACGCGTTCTTCCGTGAGCTCGTGCGCTACCACATCTCCGGCCAGCTCAAGGTCGCGCCCGAGCACTGCATCGACTCCGTGCTCGACTATATGGGCAAGCCCCACATTGGCACGTACGAGCGCTTCATGGACGAATACCGCCAGCTCAACCACAGGTATGATAAGGAACAGTACGTCGTGCCGTACCTCATGAGCTCGCACCCCGGCAGCACGCTCGCCGACGCCGTGGCCCTCGCGGAGTATCTCAACCGCCGCGGCCGCCAGCCCGAGCAGGTGCAGGATTTTTACCCCACCCCCGGCACGATCAGCACATGCATGTACCACACCGGCATCGATCCGCGCACGATGCAGCCGGTCTACGTCGCCAAGACGCCGCATGAAAAGGACATGCAACGCGCGCTGCTGCAGTGGCGCCGGCCGGACAAGCGCCGGCTCGTCATTCAGGCGCTGCACGAGGCCGGGCGCGAGGATCTGATCGGCTTCGGCAAGGACTGTCTCGTCCGCCCGATGACCGACCGGCGCAAGCCCGCCAGACCCGCCGAACCCCAGCCGCCCCAGCGCAAATACGGCAAGGTCTACGGCGGCGGCAAAAAGCCCGCGTCCGCCCGCGCCGCACAGAGCGGCAGGGCCGGAAAGTCCGCCAAATCCAGCAAACCCGGCCGGTCCGGAACGTCCGCCAAGCCGGGCGCGCCCCGCTCCGGCGGCAGGGGCACGCAGCCCCCGCGCGGGAAAGGCGGCCGCCGATGA
- a CDS encoding formyltransferase family protein, with the protein MIRSAVLVSGKGTKLQSLLDSVFFGEIPELQLVAVISSDANAYALKRARNAGIETVVVEPAMFPNDTSYDMAIRNKLKDMDIELVINAGFYPGVGRETARSFHNKVIAVQPSLIPAFETLRGDAVHEAVLARGLKVTGATAYLVDENGGVGPVLLQKAVPVLEDDDLTTLKRRVLTDAEWKLLPEAVKRFCAGKIRLHGGRAQLLE; encoded by the coding sequence ATGATCCGCAGTGCTGTTCTGGTTTCCGGCAAGGGAACAAAATTGCAAAGTCTGCTGGACTCCGTGTTTTTCGGCGAGATCCCGGAGCTGCAGCTCGTCGCCGTCATCTCGTCCGACGCCAATGCCTACGCGCTCAAGCGCGCGCGCAACGCCGGCATCGAGACCGTCGTCGTCGAGCCGGCCATGTTCCCGAACGACACGTCGTACGACATGGCCATCCGCAACAAGCTCAAGGACATGGACATCGAGCTCGTCATCAACGCGGGGTTTTATCCCGGCGTCGGCCGCGAGACGGCCAGGAGCTTCCACAACAAGGTCATCGCGGTGCAGCCGTCGCTCATCCCGGCGTTTGAGACGCTGCGCGGCGACGCGGTGCATGAGGCGGTGCTCGCCCGCGGCCTGAAGGTCACGGGGGCGACGGCGTACCTCGTGGACGAGAACGGAGGCGTTGGCCCGGTGCTGCTGCAAAAGGCCGTGCCCGTGCTTGAGGACGACGATCTCACGACGCTCAAGCGCCGCGTGCTCACTGACGCGGAGTGGAAGCTGCTGCCTGAGGCGGTCAAGCGCTTCTGCGCCGGGAAGATCCGCCTGCACGGCGGCCGCGCGCAGCTGCTCGAGTGA
- a CDS encoding ACT domain-containing protein, which yields MAAGSKPKYYLVEASVLPEIFAKVIEAKELLETGQVRTVADAVARVDISRSAFYKYKDFVSPFQDMSRGHLVTFNLELLDRQGVLSSVLAIFAENGANILTINQSIPTSGVAPVTITAATENMQTTMEAFMAALKAAEGIIRVHLMAG from the coding sequence ATGGCCGCAGGCAGCAAACCGAAATACTATCTCGTGGAGGCGAGCGTCCTGCCCGAGATCTTTGCCAAGGTGATCGAGGCCAAGGAGCTGCTCGAGACCGGCCAAGTGCGCACGGTGGCGGACGCCGTGGCGCGCGTGGACATCAGCCGCAGCGCGTTTTATAAATACAAGGACTTCGTGTCCCCGTTTCAGGACATGTCGCGCGGCCATCTCGTGACGTTCAACCTCGAGCTGCTCGACCGGCAGGGCGTGCTGTCGTCCGTCCTTGCTATTTTTGCCGAAAACGGCGCAAATATACTCACCATCAACCAGAGCATTCCGACGAGCGGCGTCGCCCCGGTGACGATCACGGCCGCGACCGAGAACATGCAGACGACGATGGAGGCGTTCATGGCGGCGCTCAAAGCGGCCGAGGGCATCATCCGCGTGCACCTCATGGCCGGCTGA
- a CDS encoding DUF126 domain-containing protein, with translation MKQFQGRVICPGTCEAEALVSHGGFNTLASYQMALMFHDKQVKCGDQNNPDLYKKPMIGKALCLPETIGSTTGGMVLYTACASGQQPACMLFSKHIDSLAASGAILASVWTDADMPVIDCLGDEFLAAVQTGQTVRVLDGGIVEVA, from the coding sequence ATGAAACAGTTTCAGGGCCGCGTCATCTGTCCCGGCACGTGCGAGGCGGAAGCCCTCGTGTCGCACGGCGGCTTCAACACGCTCGCCAGCTATCAGATGGCCTTGATGTTCCACGACAAGCAGGTCAAATGCGGCGACCAGAACAACCCCGACCTGTATAAAAAGCCGATGATCGGCAAGGCTCTGTGCCTGCCGGAGACGATCGGCTCGACCACCGGCGGCATGGTGCTCTACACAGCCTGCGCCTCCGGGCAGCAGCCGGCGTGCATGCTCTTTTCCAAGCACATCGACTCGCTGGCGGCCTCGGGCGCGATCCTCGCGTCCGTGTGGACGGACGCCGATATGCCGGTCATCGACTGCCTGGGCGACGAATTTCTCGCCGCCGTGCAGACGGGGCAGACCGTGCGCGTGCTCGACGGCGGCATCGTCGAGGTGGCATAA
- the csaB gene encoding polysaccharide pyruvyl transferase CsaB, whose product MKYLNQIIDVQLVCFRAGDFADGAAALGIPTMVLGKGFLANLRALRRIIRDGEYDLVHCHGALANVTGALLRRHLHVPVISTVHSDYRLDYLGRPFARAVYGTLNTWALHQLDYRVCVSDPIRQRLIDRGFEPNRLFSIYNGLDFSHVVPKTDRAAYFAQFGYTVHEGDVIAGIAARLDPVKDIPTLLRAVALAKKACPQLRLAIAGDGKERKKLEALTKELNLEDSVFFLGWVNDLDSFYGALDINTLSSVSEAFPYALPEGARAHLATVASNVGGVPAIIEHGVTGLLIEPGDVRMLAAYLARYALDENYRREMGEALYRRGKADFSEEATGLRQLEIYHAVFRMERNRRDGVRDGVLICGAYGFGNTGDDAILQAIIGEMRRIDPHMPVTVLSRRPKDTRSACGVNACHRFHLFAIRRILRRSLLFISGGGSLMQDVTSRLSLWYYLGTIRMAHRCGCKVQMYGCGIGPIVYERDRQLAARIINDCVDKITLREPDSRETLSDFGVTDPEVILASDPALTLPAAERSRIDRILREHDMDPDGKYIGFVLRKWPGIEEKATVFAAGAVYAYLKYGLTPVFLSINFRTDGEASRLVTEHLSIPYYMIDEQMSTGEVIGVLSRMTTVVSMRLHGLIFAAGQGVPLIGVAYDPKVTAFLDYVEQNNYMQFEALNEKDLSDLIDSAVALAGRGEELRRRTELLNRQEDNNRATAARLLGKE is encoded by the coding sequence TTGAAATATCTCAATCAGATCATCGACGTGCAGCTCGTGTGCTTCCGCGCCGGCGATTTTGCCGACGGTGCGGCCGCGCTCGGTATCCCGACGATGGTGCTCGGCAAGGGCTTTTTGGCAAACCTCAGGGCGCTCAGGCGGATCATCCGCGACGGGGAGTATGACCTCGTGCACTGCCACGGCGCGCTCGCAAACGTTACCGGAGCGCTGCTGCGCCGGCATTTGCATGTGCCGGTCATCAGCACTGTGCACAGCGACTACCGGCTCGACTATCTCGGCCGGCCGTTCGCCCGCGCCGTCTACGGTACGCTCAATACCTGGGCCCTGCACCAACTCGATTACCGCGTGTGCGTGTCCGACCCCATCCGCCAGCGGCTCATCGACCGCGGCTTTGAGCCGAACCGGCTCTTTTCCATCTACAACGGGCTCGACTTTTCCCACGTCGTGCCCAAGACCGACCGTGCGGCGTATTTCGCGCAGTTCGGCTATACCGTGCATGAGGGCGACGTCATCGCGGGCATTGCCGCCCGGCTCGACCCCGTGAAGGATATCCCGACGCTCCTGCGCGCAGTGGCGCTGGCCAAAAAGGCCTGCCCGCAGCTGCGCCTCGCCATTGCGGGCGACGGTAAGGAGCGCAAAAAGCTCGAGGCGCTCACAAAGGAGCTGAACCTTGAGGACAGCGTGTTCTTCCTCGGCTGGGTCAACGACCTCGACAGCTTCTACGGCGCGCTCGATATCAACACGCTCTCGTCCGTGTCGGAGGCGTTTCCCTATGCGCTGCCAGAGGGCGCGCGCGCGCATCTGGCCACCGTAGCCTCGAACGTCGGCGGCGTGCCGGCCATCATCGAGCACGGCGTGACCGGCCTGCTCATCGAACCCGGCGACGTGCGCATGCTCGCGGCCTATCTCGCGCGCTACGCGCTCGACGAAAACTACCGCCGCGAGATGGGCGAGGCGCTCTACCGGCGCGGCAAGGCCGACTTTTCCGAGGAGGCCACCGGCCTGCGCCAGCTGGAGATCTACCACGCGGTCTTCCGCATGGAGCGCAACCGGCGCGACGGTGTGCGCGACGGCGTGCTCATCTGCGGCGCCTACGGCTTCGGCAACACCGGCGACGACGCCATTTTGCAGGCTATCATCGGCGAGATGCGCCGCATCGACCCGCATATGCCCGTGACCGTGCTCTCCCGCCGGCCGAAGGACACGCGCAGCGCCTGCGGCGTCAACGCCTGCCACCGGTTTCATCTTTTTGCCATCCGGCGCATCCTGCGCCGCAGCCTGCTGTTTATCAGCGGCGGCGGCAGCCTCATGCAGGACGTCACGAGCCGGCTGAGCTTATGGTATTATCTCGGCACGATCCGCATGGCGCACCGCTGCGGCTGCAAGGTGCAGATGTACGGCTGCGGCATCGGCCCGATCGTTTATGAGCGCGACCGGCAGCTCGCCGCGCGCATCATCAACGACTGCGTCGACAAGATCACCCTCCGCGAGCCGGACAGCCGCGAGACGCTCAGCGATTTCGGCGTCACGGACCCGGAGGTCATCCTCGCGTCCGACCCCGCGCTCACGCTGCCGGCCGCAGAGCGCAGCCGCATCGACCGCATTCTGCGCGAGCACGATATGGACCCGGACGGCAAGTATATCGGCTTCGTGCTGCGCAAGTGGCCCGGCATTGAGGAAAAGGCCACCGTGTTCGCCGCCGGCGCTGTGTACGCCTACCTGAAATACGGCCTGACGCCGGTGTTCCTCAGCATCAATTTCCGCACCGACGGCGAGGCCAGCCGGCTCGTCACGGAGCATTTGAGCATCCCGTATTATATGATCGACGAGCAGATGTCCACCGGCGAGGTCATCGGCGTGCTCTCGCGCATGACGACGGTCGTGTCCATGCGGCTGCACGGACTGATTTTTGCCGCCGGACAGGGCGTGCCGCTCATCGGCGTTGCCTATGACCCGAAGGTCACGGCGTTTCTCGACTATGTCGAGCAGAATAACTATATGCAGTTCGAGGCGCTCAACGAGAAGGACCTGTCCGACCTGATCGATTCGGCCGTCGCGCTCGCCGGCAGAGGCGAGGAGCTGCGCCGCCGCACCGAGCTGCTCAACCGTCAGGAGGACAATAACCGCGCCACGGCCGCACGGCTGCTTGGGAAGGAGTAA
- a CDS encoding DMT family transporter: MGGFLACILAGAAMSIQGVMNTRLSEHIGTMETNAFVQCVAAVLSLLVLVLWRTGSFAALGAAPKYCWFGGVLALAITVTVMLGMGRLGPTLAVATILIAQLSAAAAIDAFGIMGTEKLAFGWSKWAGLALMTGGVLLFKMK, translated from the coding sequence TTGGGTGGATTTCTCGCGTGCATCCTCGCCGGGGCGGCGATGAGCATTCAGGGCGTGATGAACACGCGCCTGAGCGAACACATCGGTACGATGGAGACCAATGCCTTCGTGCAGTGCGTGGCGGCGGTGCTGTCGCTGCTGGTGCTGGTGCTCTGGCGCACGGGCAGCTTTGCCGCGCTGGGCGCCGCGCCGAAATACTGCTGGTTCGGCGGTGTGCTGGCGCTGGCCATCACGGTCACGGTCATGCTCGGCATGGGCAGGCTCGGCCCGACGCTCGCCGTGGCGACGATCCTCATCGCGCAGCTTTCTGCGGCCGCGGCCATCGACGCCTTCGGCATCATGGGCACGGAAAAGCTCGCCTTCGGCTGGAGCAAGTGGGCGGGGCTCGCGCTGATGACGGGCGGCGTGCTGCTCTTTAAAATGAAATAA
- a CDS encoding bifunctional histidine phosphatase family protein/GNAT family N-acetyltransferase has product MTKIYLIRHAEAEGNLYRRIQGRWDGSITPLGLQQIDALAQRFRREHIDALYCSDLSRARATAEAITRYHDIPAVVTPRLTEICMGVWEGRAWGDIEHEFPEQMRYFNTDPDRWSVPGCEPLRDVQKRMKRAIEDLAARHDGQTIVLVSHGMAIRAYLCTVLGIPNSEMATLPYGDNTSVSLLLVDGERTTVEYYNDNRHLPPALSTFGRQTWWRGSGSGVEDLRYEPLRFPRDEAFYLQCYRDAWRNVHETDEGFVPELYARSAARHAQEHPGSVVRVLSGDRVVGLVELDPGRDEQSGCGWISLLYMLPEYRGRGWAIQLLGYAFWFYENHDRTAVRLHVSENNARAITFYQRSGFVQIGRDPGVRAHLLLMGRLIHRTVTHGTV; this is encoded by the coding sequence ATGACGAAAATTTATCTGATCCGGCACGCGGAAGCGGAGGGCAACCTCTACCGCCGCATTCAGGGACGCTGGGACGGGAGCATCACCCCGCTCGGCCTGCAGCAGATCGATGCGCTCGCGCAGCGGTTCCGCCGCGAACACATCGACGCGCTCTACTGCAGCGATTTGTCACGCGCGCGCGCAACGGCCGAGGCGATCACGCGCTATCATGACATTCCGGCCGTGGTCACGCCGCGCCTGACAGAGATCTGCATGGGCGTGTGGGAGGGCCGCGCCTGGGGCGATATCGAGCACGAATTCCCGGAGCAGATGCGCTATTTCAACACCGACCCCGACCGCTGGTCCGTGCCCGGCTGCGAGCCGCTCCGCGACGTGCAAAAGCGCATGAAGCGCGCCATAGAGGATCTCGCCGCGCGGCACGACGGGCAGACGATCGTCCTCGTGAGCCACGGCATGGCCATCCGCGCCTATCTGTGCACGGTGCTGGGCATCCCGAACAGCGAGATGGCCACCCTGCCCTACGGCGACAACACGTCCGTGAGCCTGCTGCTCGTCGACGGCGAGCGCACGACCGTGGAGTATTATAACGACAACCGCCACCTCCCGCCCGCGCTGAGCACCTTCGGCCGCCAGACCTGGTGGCGCGGCAGCGGCAGCGGCGTGGAGGATCTGCGCTATGAGCCGCTGCGCTTCCCGCGCGACGAGGCGTTTTACCTCCAGTGCTACCGGGACGCCTGGCGCAACGTGCACGAGACGGACGAGGGTTTCGTGCCCGAGCTCTATGCCCGCAGCGCCGCCCGGCACGCGCAGGAGCATCCCGGCTCCGTCGTGCGCGTCCTGAGCGGGGACCGCGTCGTCGGCCTCGTCGAGCTCGACCCCGGGCGCGACGAGCAGTCCGGCTGCGGCTGGATCAGCCTGCTGTATATGCTGCCGGAGTACCGCGGCCGCGGCTGGGCGATCCAGCTGCTGGGCTACGCGTTCTGGTTTTATGAGAATCACGACCGTACGGCCGTGCGCCTGCACGTGTCGGAAAACAATGCCCGGGCCATCACGTTCTACCAACGCAGCGGCTTCGTGCAGATCGGGCGCGACCCCGGCGTGCGCGCGCACCTGCTGCTCATGGGCCGGCTCATCCACAGGACGGTGACGCATGGAACGGTGTGA